From one Catenuloplanes nepalensis genomic stretch:
- a CDS encoding DUF3152 domain-containing protein, translating to MWRKTLVTALCALSVSGCATAATSAPPSFAPPSRTPAAPMPSPSELDHTPEITFPGDGDGRWRVAPGPGDTAGRSGTLLRYRISVEEGIEGVSPEQFAAEVATVLADDRSWITGGRWRLRRAAPGEHPDFTVYLATPGTRDRLCAMGTDRYTSCRNGDAVVLNIDRWAHGVPHWRDPLAEYRAYLINHEIGHRLFQGHELCPEPGGPAPVMQQQTLGLHGCTSNAWPYPNGRDRLAGPSGAYDDPLPTTP from the coding sequence GTGTGGAGAAAGACCCTGGTGACGGCGCTGTGCGCGCTGTCGGTGAGCGGTTGCGCGACCGCGGCGACCTCCGCGCCGCCCTCGTTCGCGCCGCCCTCGCGCACGCCGGCCGCTCCCATGCCGAGTCCCTCGGAGCTGGACCACACCCCCGAGATCACCTTTCCGGGTGACGGCGACGGACGCTGGCGGGTCGCCCCCGGACCCGGCGACACGGCCGGCCGCTCCGGCACGCTGCTGCGCTACCGGATCTCGGTCGAGGAGGGCATCGAGGGTGTCTCGCCGGAGCAGTTCGCGGCCGAGGTCGCCACCGTGCTCGCCGACGACCGCAGCTGGATCACCGGTGGCCGGTGGCGGCTGCGCCGCGCCGCTCCCGGCGAACACCCGGACTTCACCGTCTACCTGGCCACGCCCGGCACCCGCGACCGGCTCTGCGCGATGGGTACCGACCGTTACACGTCCTGCCGCAACGGCGACGCCGTGGTGCTCAACATCGACCGCTGGGCCCACGGGGTCCCGCACTGGCGCGACCCGCTCGCCGAGTACCGCGCCTACCTGATCAACCACGAGATCGGCCACCGGCTGTTCCAGGGGCACGAGCTCTGCCCGGAACCCGGCGGCCCCGCCCCCGTGATGCAGCAGCAGACCCTCGGCCTGCACGGCTGCACCTCCAACGCCTGGCCCTACCCCAATGGCCGCGACCGCCTGGCCGGCCCGTCCGGCGCCTATGACGACCCGCTCCCCACAACGCCTTGA